A section of the Macadamia integrifolia cultivar HAES 741 chromosome 9, SCU_Mint_v3, whole genome shotgun sequence genome encodes:
- the LOC122089858 gene encoding uncharacterized protein LOC122089858 isoform X3: MWFRLSMVIRYQRLSPECLPLSNGRKSNLRTCKEDDGGENGRTPSCSNLEGKALRFRSGTSPSNNSPDKNFSHFVISDSRQSGNHSTQKNQSHESSPSPSPNRGVDVLLQWGQNKRSRRSRSENRSVTDESSVQGRQVIKIHRKLVLGLEKQSSTTMTMPPPLPPCTTASSYTRGTSLRPCTPFRESSGSHLSRNSEDRLVIANGSPARSNGGGSSSTRGIHAPVCRSSPPSPPERSDKIVSCSNPGENKPKGSGSTAVAADPVNHRVESAVVAPYEQEAAGTSGAAAGAGGLGEKVNLDPFEWSRIYVSLSRKEKEDDFLAMKGTKLPQRPKKRPKNIDKTLQYCFPGMWLSDLNRGRYEVREKKSVKKQKKRGLKGMESMDSDSE, translated from the exons ATGTGGTTTCGACTTTCAATGGTGATTCG ATACCAGAGACTGAGCCCAGAGTGTCTTCCTCTTAGCAATGGAAGGAAATCCAACCTACGAACGTGTAAGGAAGATGATGGTGGAGAAAATGGCAGAACCCCAAGTTGCAGCAATTTGGAAGGGAAGGCTTTAAGATTCAGATCTGGAACGAGTCCTTCCAACAACAGCCCTGACAAGAACTTTTCCCATTTTGTCATATCCGATAGTCGACAATCGGGAAACCATTCCACCCAGAAGAACCAGAGCCACGAAAGCAGTCCCAGCCCCAGTCCCAACCGTGGAGTCGACGTTCTGTTGCAATGGGGTCAAAATAAGAGATCCCGTCGGTCTAGATCGGAGAACCGTTCGGTGACGGATGAATCGTCGGTGCAGGGCAGACAAGTGATCAAGATCCACAGGAAACTCGTGCTTGGGTTGGAGAAGCAATCGTCTACAACGATGACAATGCCACCACCACTCCCTCCATGCACTACTGCATCCTCTTACACGAGGGGAACCAGCCTACGACCTTGCACGCCCTTCCGTGAAAGCTCAGGGTCTCATCTCAGCAG aAACTCAGAAGATCGGTTGGTTATTGCTAATGGGTCGCCGGCGAGGAGTAACGGTGGAGGCAGTAGCAGTACCCGCGGCATACACGCCCCTGTATGCCGATCCTCTCCTCCTTCGCCGCCGGAGAGAAGCGATAAAATTGTTTCCTGCTCTAATCCAGGTGAAAATAAGCCCAAGGGATCAGGGTCAACGGCAGTAGCAGCTGACCCCGTCAATCACCGTGTGGAATCTGCTGTGGTAGCACCATACGAGCAAGAAGCAGCAGGTACAAGTGGTGCGGCAGCGGGGGCCGGTGGCTTAGGGGAGAAAGTGAACCTGGATCCATTCGAGTGGTCAAGGATTTATGTCTCACTTTccaggaaagagaaagaggatgatTTCCTCGCCATGAAGGGCACTAAGCTCCCCCAGAGACCCAAGAAAAGGCCCAAGAACATTGATAAGACTCTGcag TACTGTTTCCCAGGGATGTGGCTGTCTGACCTGAATAGGGGACGGTACGAAGTCAGGGAGAAGAAATCCGTGAAGAAG caaaagaaaaggggaTTGAAAGGAATGGAAAGCATGGATAGTGATTCGGAATAG
- the LOC122089858 gene encoding uncharacterized protein LOC122089858 isoform X4, whose translation MMRYQRLSPECLPLSNGRKSNLRTCKEDDGGENGRTPSCSNLEGKALRFRSGTSPSNNSPDKNFSHFVISDSRQSGNHSTQKNQSHESSPSPSPNRGVDVLLQWGQNKRSRRSRSENRSVTDESSVQGRQVIKIHRKLVLGLEKQSSTTMTMPPPLPPCTTASSYTRGTSLRPCTPFRESSGSHLSRNSEDRLVIANGSPARSNGGGSSSTRGIHAPVCRSSPPSPPERSDKIVSCSNPGENKPKGSGSTAVAADPVNHRVESAVVAPYEQEAAGTSGAAAGAGGLGEKVNLDPFEWSRIYVSLSRKEKEDDFLAMKGTKLPQRPKKRPKNIDKTLQYCFPGMWLSDLNRGRYEVREKKSVKKQKKRGLKGMESMDSDSE comes from the exons ATGATGAG ATACCAGAGACTGAGCCCAGAGTGTCTTCCTCTTAGCAATGGAAGGAAATCCAACCTACGAACGTGTAAGGAAGATGATGGTGGAGAAAATGGCAGAACCCCAAGTTGCAGCAATTTGGAAGGGAAGGCTTTAAGATTCAGATCTGGAACGAGTCCTTCCAACAACAGCCCTGACAAGAACTTTTCCCATTTTGTCATATCCGATAGTCGACAATCGGGAAACCATTCCACCCAGAAGAACCAGAGCCACGAAAGCAGTCCCAGCCCCAGTCCCAACCGTGGAGTCGACGTTCTGTTGCAATGGGGTCAAAATAAGAGATCCCGTCGGTCTAGATCGGAGAACCGTTCGGTGACGGATGAATCGTCGGTGCAGGGCAGACAAGTGATCAAGATCCACAGGAAACTCGTGCTTGGGTTGGAGAAGCAATCGTCTACAACGATGACAATGCCACCACCACTCCCTCCATGCACTACTGCATCCTCTTACACGAGGGGAACCAGCCTACGACCTTGCACGCCCTTCCGTGAAAGCTCAGGGTCTCATCTCAGCAG aAACTCAGAAGATCGGTTGGTTATTGCTAATGGGTCGCCGGCGAGGAGTAACGGTGGAGGCAGTAGCAGTACCCGCGGCATACACGCCCCTGTATGCCGATCCTCTCCTCCTTCGCCGCCGGAGAGAAGCGATAAAATTGTTTCCTGCTCTAATCCAGGTGAAAATAAGCCCAAGGGATCAGGGTCAACGGCAGTAGCAGCTGACCCCGTCAATCACCGTGTGGAATCTGCTGTGGTAGCACCATACGAGCAAGAAGCAGCAGGTACAAGTGGTGCGGCAGCGGGGGCCGGTGGCTTAGGGGAGAAAGTGAACCTGGATCCATTCGAGTGGTCAAGGATTTATGTCTCACTTTccaggaaagagaaagaggatgatTTCCTCGCCATGAAGGGCACTAAGCTCCCCCAGAGACCCAAGAAAAGGCCCAAGAACATTGATAAGACTCTGcag TACTGTTTCCCAGGGATGTGGCTGTCTGACCTGAATAGGGGACGGTACGAAGTCAGGGAGAAGAAATCCGTGAAGAAG caaaagaaaaggggaTTGAAAGGAATGGAAAGCATGGATAGTGATTCGGAATAG
- the LOC122089858 gene encoding uncharacterized protein LOC122089858 isoform X2 — protein sequence MWFRLSMVSSLLIGYLSWLFTTEGVASSERLSLLYQRLSPECLPLSNGRKSNLRTCKEDDGGENGRTPSCSNLEGKALRFRSGTSPSNNSPDKNFSHFVISDSRQSGNHSTQKNQSHESSPSPSPNRGVDVLLQWGQNKRSRRSRSENRSVTDESSVQGRQVIKIHRKLVLGLEKQSSTTMTMPPPLPPCTTASSYTRGTSLRPCTPFRESSGSHLSRNSEDRLVIANGSPARSNGGGSSSTRGIHAPVCRSSPPSPPERSDKIVSCSNPGENKPKGSGSTAVAADPVNHRVESAVVAPYEQEAAGTSGAAAGAGGLGEKVNLDPFEWSRIYVSLSRKEKEDDFLAMKGTKLPQRPKKRPKNIDKTLQYCFPGMWLSDLNRGRYEVREKKSVKKQKKRGLKGMESMDSDSE from the exons ATGTGGTTTCGACTTTCAATG GTTTCTTCACTATTAATTGGGTATTTATCCTGGTTGTTCACGACGGAAGGCGTTGCATCTTCTGaacgtctctctctctt ATACCAGAGACTGAGCCCAGAGTGTCTTCCTCTTAGCAATGGAAGGAAATCCAACCTACGAACGTGTAAGGAAGATGATGGTGGAGAAAATGGCAGAACCCCAAGTTGCAGCAATTTGGAAGGGAAGGCTTTAAGATTCAGATCTGGAACGAGTCCTTCCAACAACAGCCCTGACAAGAACTTTTCCCATTTTGTCATATCCGATAGTCGACAATCGGGAAACCATTCCACCCAGAAGAACCAGAGCCACGAAAGCAGTCCCAGCCCCAGTCCCAACCGTGGAGTCGACGTTCTGTTGCAATGGGGTCAAAATAAGAGATCCCGTCGGTCTAGATCGGAGAACCGTTCGGTGACGGATGAATCGTCGGTGCAGGGCAGACAAGTGATCAAGATCCACAGGAAACTCGTGCTTGGGTTGGAGAAGCAATCGTCTACAACGATGACAATGCCACCACCACTCCCTCCATGCACTACTGCATCCTCTTACACGAGGGGAACCAGCCTACGACCTTGCACGCCCTTCCGTGAAAGCTCAGGGTCTCATCTCAGCAG aAACTCAGAAGATCGGTTGGTTATTGCTAATGGGTCGCCGGCGAGGAGTAACGGTGGAGGCAGTAGCAGTACCCGCGGCATACACGCCCCTGTATGCCGATCCTCTCCTCCTTCGCCGCCGGAGAGAAGCGATAAAATTGTTTCCTGCTCTAATCCAGGTGAAAATAAGCCCAAGGGATCAGGGTCAACGGCAGTAGCAGCTGACCCCGTCAATCACCGTGTGGAATCTGCTGTGGTAGCACCATACGAGCAAGAAGCAGCAGGTACAAGTGGTGCGGCAGCGGGGGCCGGTGGCTTAGGGGAGAAAGTGAACCTGGATCCATTCGAGTGGTCAAGGATTTATGTCTCACTTTccaggaaagagaaagaggatgatTTCCTCGCCATGAAGGGCACTAAGCTCCCCCAGAGACCCAAGAAAAGGCCCAAGAACATTGATAAGACTCTGcag TACTGTTTCCCAGGGATGTGGCTGTCTGACCTGAATAGGGGACGGTACGAAGTCAGGGAGAAGAAATCCGTGAAGAAG caaaagaaaaggggaTTGAAAGGAATGGAAAGCATGGATAGTGATTCGGAATAG
- the LOC122089858 gene encoding uncharacterized protein LOC122089858 isoform X1 translates to MILNSLRVYLFIRWLEVQNVVSTFNGDSVSSLLIGYLSWLFTTEGVASSERLSLLYQRLSPECLPLSNGRKSNLRTCKEDDGGENGRTPSCSNLEGKALRFRSGTSPSNNSPDKNFSHFVISDSRQSGNHSTQKNQSHESSPSPSPNRGVDVLLQWGQNKRSRRSRSENRSVTDESSVQGRQVIKIHRKLVLGLEKQSSTTMTMPPPLPPCTTASSYTRGTSLRPCTPFRESSGSHLSRNSEDRLVIANGSPARSNGGGSSSTRGIHAPVCRSSPPSPPERSDKIVSCSNPGENKPKGSGSTAVAADPVNHRVESAVVAPYEQEAAGTSGAAAGAGGLGEKVNLDPFEWSRIYVSLSRKEKEDDFLAMKGTKLPQRPKKRPKNIDKTLQYCFPGMWLSDLNRGRYEVREKKSVKKQKKRGLKGMESMDSDSE, encoded by the exons atgattttgaactCTTTGCGTGTATACTTGTTCATTCGCTGGCTTGAAGTTCAAAATGTGGTTTCGACTTTCAATGGTGATTCG GTTTCTTCACTATTAATTGGGTATTTATCCTGGTTGTTCACGACGGAAGGCGTTGCATCTTCTGaacgtctctctctctt ATACCAGAGACTGAGCCCAGAGTGTCTTCCTCTTAGCAATGGAAGGAAATCCAACCTACGAACGTGTAAGGAAGATGATGGTGGAGAAAATGGCAGAACCCCAAGTTGCAGCAATTTGGAAGGGAAGGCTTTAAGATTCAGATCTGGAACGAGTCCTTCCAACAACAGCCCTGACAAGAACTTTTCCCATTTTGTCATATCCGATAGTCGACAATCGGGAAACCATTCCACCCAGAAGAACCAGAGCCACGAAAGCAGTCCCAGCCCCAGTCCCAACCGTGGAGTCGACGTTCTGTTGCAATGGGGTCAAAATAAGAGATCCCGTCGGTCTAGATCGGAGAACCGTTCGGTGACGGATGAATCGTCGGTGCAGGGCAGACAAGTGATCAAGATCCACAGGAAACTCGTGCTTGGGTTGGAGAAGCAATCGTCTACAACGATGACAATGCCACCACCACTCCCTCCATGCACTACTGCATCCTCTTACACGAGGGGAACCAGCCTACGACCTTGCACGCCCTTCCGTGAAAGCTCAGGGTCTCATCTCAGCAG aAACTCAGAAGATCGGTTGGTTATTGCTAATGGGTCGCCGGCGAGGAGTAACGGTGGAGGCAGTAGCAGTACCCGCGGCATACACGCCCCTGTATGCCGATCCTCTCCTCCTTCGCCGCCGGAGAGAAGCGATAAAATTGTTTCCTGCTCTAATCCAGGTGAAAATAAGCCCAAGGGATCAGGGTCAACGGCAGTAGCAGCTGACCCCGTCAATCACCGTGTGGAATCTGCTGTGGTAGCACCATACGAGCAAGAAGCAGCAGGTACAAGTGGTGCGGCAGCGGGGGCCGGTGGCTTAGGGGAGAAAGTGAACCTGGATCCATTCGAGTGGTCAAGGATTTATGTCTCACTTTccaggaaagagaaagaggatgatTTCCTCGCCATGAAGGGCACTAAGCTCCCCCAGAGACCCAAGAAAAGGCCCAAGAACATTGATAAGACTCTGcag TACTGTTTCCCAGGGATGTGGCTGTCTGACCTGAATAGGGGACGGTACGAAGTCAGGGAGAAGAAATCCGTGAAGAAG caaaagaaaaggggaTTGAAAGGAATGGAAAGCATGGATAGTGATTCGGAATAG